The proteins below are encoded in one region of Phaseolus vulgaris cultivar G19833 chromosome 1, P. vulgaris v2.0, whole genome shotgun sequence:
- the LOC137813745 gene encoding uncharacterized protein: protein MGSLVYQVISSAALLTLGMYHLISTTRNYLKSTHTYVAKPFHPFPYPRRLQLYLLIIALLVAIAHHLLLSADSDPLLRGATPVHLLLSLQSAATLFLFLLLALALLLADASPSILPLPADLAFALASGLFLLHTALASARAALQTSAIEAKCLSVSANISSLSALLCLLLAVLPRLFPADVALASTFCLRGLWSLQTGLSLYADAFIPDGCHRLLDVKSGVEGSTQCDLEESKFRAVAILDLAFLIHAIFVVLIFLITYALVAKSVGVRRLGSYEALPTASSSVDANHSHIQMKALTGTQA, encoded by the coding sequence ATGGGGAGTCTAGTGTATCAAGTGATTTCTTCGGCAGCACTTCTGACGCTGGGAATGTACCACCTCATTAGCACCACGCGCAACTACCTGAAATCGACACACACCTACGTCGCCAAACCCTTCCACCCATTCCCCTACCCTCGCCGCCTCCAGCTCTACCTCCTCATTATTGCCCTCCTCGTTGCCATCGCCCACCACCTCCTTCTCTCCGCCGACTCCGACCCCTTGCTCCGCGGCGCCACCCCCGTCCACCTCCTCCTCTCCCTCCAGTCCGCCGCCAcgctcttcctcttcctcctcctcgcCCTCGCCCTTCTCCTCGCCGACGCATCCCCCTCCATCCTCCCTCTCCCCGCCGACCTCGCCTTCGCCCTTGCCTCCGGGCTCTTCCTCCTCCACACCGCCCTCGCCTCCGCCCGCGCCGCACTCCAGACCTCCGCCATCGAGGCCAAGTGCCTCTCCGTCTCGGCCAACATCTCCTCCCTCTCCGCGCTCCTTTGCCTCCTCCTTGCCGTCCTCCCCCGTCTCTTCCCCGCTGACGTTGCGCTCGCCTCCACTTTCTGCCTCCGCGGCCTCTGGTCCCTACAGACCGGCCTCTCCCTCTACGCCGACGCCTTCATCCCCGACGGCTGCCACCGCCTTCTCGACGTCAAGAGCGGCGTTGAGGGATCCACGCAGTGCGATCTGGAGGAGTCCAAGTTCCGGGCCGTTGCGATTCTCGATCTGGCGTTCCTGATCCACGCCATCTTCGTcgttctcatctttctcataaCCTACGCGCTCGTGGCCAAGAGCGTTGGTGTGAGGAGGCTGGGATCCTATGAGGCGCTCCCCACCGCATCTTCGTCTGTGGACGCCAACCACAGTCATATTCAAATGAAGGCTTTGACCGGCACCCAGGCTTGA